The window GCCGCTTCCCATTCCAAATCCGAAGCCAATGCCCATCCCAAATCCCATGCCAATCCCACCATTCCCGGCTTCTCTTCCTTCTCTACTACTCGCATCAAACCCTCCACCTGCACCGAAACCCTCTCCATGGCCAGACCCTCCACTTGACCCTCCACCACCGCtgcctcctcctcctcctccacctgTATCACTACCACCTGCTCCTCCACCAAACCCACTCCCGTGTCCATACCCTCCACTAGAACCATACCCACCACTTCCTTCAcctccaccacctcctcctcctGCAAAGCCTTGATTCCCTGTGAATCCACCTTCATTACCAGCTCCAAAAGCGGCACCTGCACCATATCCACTACCATGTCCAAAACCAACTCCATCTGTGTTGTTGCTGCCACCACCTCCAGagcctcctcctcctccaccaccaccaccaccgaaGCCACCAGAAGTTCCGCTTTTAATACCCCCACCCCCACCGGCACCATATCCACTTCCATGACCGGAGCCTTcaccacctcctcctcctccaccaccacctcctcctgCTCCTCCTCCTCCTGCAATACCACCAACACTCCCACCTACACCAATCCCAGCCCCAAAACCTTCACCATGACCAGAACCACCActatcaccaccaccaccaccacctccacctccaccgcCAAAGCCTCCCCCACCACCACTCTTGCCCCCTCCAGAACCATGTCCTTCCCCATGCCCATCTCCCCCACcatctcctcctcctcctccaccgccaccaccaccaccaccacccgcTGCACCAACCCCTCTACCACCTTGGCCATAGAAACTTCCACAGCCCCTCCAACCCCGGCAATAATCATCATTGAACCTCCAACCATTTGGGCCTCCAAAGCGGCCCTCATCCTCCTCCTCCCCATAACCATTTACTTCATCACTCAACCCAATAACAACGCTCAAAAGAAGAAGAGCTCTACACACAAACTTAGCACAAGTACCCATGTTCTCCACTTGCTTCATGTCCTCCTCTCCATGCCCTCTTCTTATATAAACCCGCAACCACACTCATATCATCTCTCTCAGTTACTGGCGTAAGTTCAATACTACAGTGTTCTACGTTAAACAGTCATGAATAAGCAATGATATGAATGACAAGTCTTAAGTCTACGTACATGGTAATATCATAATCTGGTCAACCTTCGCCGACAAAAACACCATTAAAAAACCATCAAAACCCAAAATGATTGCGAACAGTCGAAAACTACTAGAGAATTCTTTACAATAATAATCAACAAGAGATGGTGGAGTTGGTGATCATGATTCTAGATCCATGACATACCCAAGAGTGGGGGGGGAGAGGCCCATTACACTACacaaaaaaacaatcaaaatgtGCTACAAATCCATGtcttattttgttcatttatggAGTCTCGTCTGTCATTTTGATTATAGAATTGGATCCTCAGGAGTTGTGGAAGCCACCACAGAATGTCCATTTGCAGCTAGCATGACATGTGGCTAGCTATTCACTTAATTTCAGAAAGCAATCTACTTAGTATTATTTTGTTGCTTTGTTCCGGTGTTTTCCATGGCTATCAGCATACAAAATATATACGTTTCTTACCCGTAATATTCTGCATGCCACCATTTCGATTAGCACACCAACTAAGCAAGTGGAATGGAGTATCGTAATATTGGGGCCAACCCTCAAATCACACCTACCACCACATTGGATTGTCAAGGCCCCTCtaatcataaaattttatatgtaatcaTCAGTACTAGAGAGGACAGTTGCACTCTGGTTTTGTGTTAACCCAATCCCACACACCAATACTTAAGAATCTATTAACCATATCAAATGAAGATGAAAAGTTATAGTGGTAAAAACTGTCGCTCCTCTCAATTGCAGTcatacacttttttttctttttaatatgaaGACGATAAAATATACTAGGACAAACTCATTATTCAAATCCAACATCCCTGTATAGTACGACAAAACTATTCAGGCTTTACAATCCAACATTTTACACCATGCAATCCTGTCATATCCAACCACCTAAGAGATGGATGATATATTAATCTATTTGATTCTTGAGCCCCAATCTCGTTCCCTACTGTAACAAAGACAAGTCCTATATATCAAGGTTCGAATTATTTACTGTACCGTTACCTGGATGGCGGGGACCATGACACTTACTGCCTCTTGTAGCTATATATCTAAGAAATTAGATCTCCTTCATTAAGGTATTCATCAATGCTAGACCCAATTAATGTCCTTTTTCTTTGTCCGGGAGAAGGACATGGCTCCTTTTCTGCTGTaggaaatggaaaattttcttcttaCCATGATTATTGAGtttgatataaatgaaattaactaaATTTCTTTCATGGCAGAATTTGTCTGCTCCACTTGTGTTTGTAATATTCATTTGTTTTGTTAAGCTATCTAGATTCTCTTCATCCAAACACGCAATTAACTAAAAGGCACCATCAACatatgaaagaaagaaatgcaagCCAAAAACTGCATCAGCAAAATTGTTTCTTCTCGTAATAATACTGtcaaaattaatcatttatcCTTCATTGAACCTAACCAGAGAGCTGGGTACATCATTAACCTTCTAATCAGCTGGTACTAAGTAACCACTCCCACTTAAGCATTCTAGATccttttatttgagttttaaaatcTCCAAGTGGGGAATATATATAGCTTAGTTCCATGTGGCTAAGAATAGCTGTTCATATATATGGTGTACTTGTGGGAATTTCAACAGGTAGTATTAAGTGATCATATTGATGTAGGCATGAAAACATGGAATCATAGACATGTGCACTGCCCCTCAAGCCTGATTTTTGATTGTTTGTGTATTGTTACATCAAGGaggagagtaaatattttattctaaaattgaaGAGTCGTATAATTAAATGTCTTGGGTCCctttcctaaaatatttatgtCTATCAGATGTATGAGAGAGAAATTGACCTAATTTATTAAGCTTCCTCATGGTCTTGCTTGGCTGTCCAGCAAAAAATTGGCTGTGGCGCCCCTTACTCCTTtctatatttatcaaaaaattaatgcCAAGAAAGCGATGATCTGTTCTTAGCCAAATATTCAACCCTTTCAGGCCCTTTCACCACCTCCACCAAGCTTGCTCTAGTTTGTGAAACGTCTAACATTAATTCTTAGGTTCTTCATGCAATTGTTGTTCATTATATCTCAtcttctttcatattttattctttgttactaatcaaattcctttttagtttttcattCCAGGCTACTTTTTGAAATTAATCCAGATGAAGTGTTCAGTTacagaaaattaattttgaagtaGAGATTGGGTAAATTGTTGAAGCTTATTACAAGGAGATTCATGACAAGAAACACCATATTTATTAATCAAACAACCCAACTGCTAAGCAGAAGGGGTCCAATACATCATCGGCCATTACTTAATTGGGTCACAACTGCATGTTATGTATACACACACCATAATCTCATGCATTTTCTCATGGCTAGTCTCATCATTTATTCAGTCCCTATACTGCTACTCAAGGTACATATATAAGAATAATAGGAGAGAAGAATTTATTTCAACATTCCCATACGTAACAGAACCAAACAGTACTGGACACAATGAACAAACATCATCATAGTAAAGAACTTGCAAGAGACTCCTAACTTCAGCACAATGTTGATTGATAAACTAGCATCATATATAGGTTGGAGACAAATTAAGATTGTGAACTTTCAAGGCAGTCCACCTCCAACACCTCCACCAaaccctcctcctcctcctttgCCAAGCCCACCCCCAGCTCCACCTCCAAAACCAGATCCACCACCTagtccaccaccaccacctagTCCTCCACCACCGCCCCCACCAAatcctccaccaccaccaaaTCCAGCTCCCCCGCCTTTGCCTAcacccccaccaaagcccacaCCCCCACCGCCCCCAATGCCGCCACCGCAGCCAGGAAGCTTGTGGAAGAATATCTTCTGCTCAACAAGATCACCCTTCCCCCTCACAAGCCTCCTAGCATCAATGGTGCAAATAAGTACTGCACCAAGAAGCACTAGAACAGCTACACACTTAGTATTCATCAGTGtacatataagaaaatatacaaCTGATAAAACTTTTCTGGTATGATAAGTGGCATTCAGAAGTAGAGAATATATAGAGGTTTGAGAATTAAAAACCGAAGAAGGAAGCAGTTGAGAAGAATTTAAATTTACTCTACAATCCGTGCTTGGACAGTTAATACAGCCAACTGCCTCTACGCAAAAGGAGACCCACCCCATTTCGATGATCAACCACCACCTCAAGGTTGTCAATTGCATTTTCAGTACTTAAGAATatctttctaaattttttcactcaaacattAATTCTTCTCcaccatttttctataaaattgaTGTAAGAGTAAAACTGATGAACCCTAATTGGGTGCATTAATCACTTCGATACATTGTAGGCGAGGTTGTTGCAGGAAAGACATATGAATAAATACAAGAAGGGCCTAGTGGCAGCCATATTTTCACAGGATGAAAGAAAAAGTTGGACCACCTTGCCATGGCCACAATTCAACTTTTGGAAAGTAATTAATTCTCTTTTTTGCTGTTTGATGGATGTGACACTCTATATGTAGGAatcccttcttctttttttcttatgtttaatCTCCATCTTTTTTGCTATATATTCCAATGGGGCTAGGAACTACTTagtaataaaaattatcaaccATGTGAAACATTTCATTAATGAACTCTTTATAATCACCAAAACTTCATGAATTAATCCAGACCCTCCTTAGGTTCTGTCAGATGTGGGGTTCATgctattaattaatttctatcTTCAATTCATATATGGTGAAGGTACAATGTCGAAGTTACCGACATTTTGGGTGGCGTAGTGAAGATTCAATCTGACTCCAGTTGAATCTCATAACGATATGATCATTAAACTCTTTCTGTGCACATCCTTTTTGATCCCGGCATTTCAATGCAGTTATGGCAGTGAAATTCCTGCCTATTCATTTCATTTACCTACCAGTATACATGTATGTTGGGAGAGCAATTGATCCACACAAACCAGccataacaaagaaaaataaaaaagagaagtttcatatttatatatatactaacAACATATGGTTCACCAATTTCAATTTGTTCCACATTTCAGACCAAAACCATACaaattgttagaaaaaaaagaaaaagaaaaagaaaaaaggagcaTTCCATCTGGTTGGAATAAATTAAAACCCCATAGATGATCAGCTGGACAGAGCTCAAAACTCAGCTCAATAATATGTGCTGCCCATTGATGATTATTGTCAAGCTTTCTAAATTGTGAGTATGGTGGTTATGCATGTCATCATGTTATCCAAGAGTCAGCTCAAGAGAGATACCATTCTCATCTTTATCATTCCCATCAGCCTTCTTCTCTGCAGCCTTGGACGAATCTCCATATCTATAATCACCATTACTACCCTTGCACCCCAAAACATCCGCCCAGGCCTTCCCCTTCGCTTTGCTCTCCTGAAACAATATGTATATGGTTTGTAATCAAGGGTTTTGGAAGGAACTATATATAGAGTCCAGGGAATGAGATAGAAATTTACTTGGGAAGCTTTGGAACTCTTGAGAAGATCATTGAACATTATGTAAGAACTTAGCTTCAGTTGCATCCCTTTCCCTGCCTCCTGTCGATATGGTAGTGACTGATCATGACCCATCACGCTAGTTCCAACCCCAGTCTCTTGCTTCTTCTCCCTACAAAATTCCATCcaaatataaagagagagagaaggaaaataCAGTCTCTTGCTTCTTCTCCCTACAAAATTCCATCcaaatataaagagagagatagagagagaaggaaaatcCACAAACCATTGTGGTGGGATGGTCGGATTATTGAGAGCAAGGCCTCGCATATAACCAGTTCCATGACTTTGATATGGGAATCCATTGTTATTCATCCATCCATTTTCCACACGATAATGATTAGGACACAAGTAATTTCTCCCTGAGTTGACCAGCATCTCTTCATTTATCTTCGCTGCCTCACCCGCTTCTgcaataagaaaattataatcttCCAAGTGATAATATACATCAAATTTTTTAACTAGAAAAAGGGTAAAATAAGACCCTTCATGAAGAGAATTAATTCAGTGACAGGCCTCTTAATTTATATTCTTCATAAATAGacaattattaaaatcaattaatggaaataattattattcatttaatgcATTCATTGATGATACATAAAAGAGAAGGGGATGGTATGAAGCATTTAGTTGGCAACaatatctaaaatattaatttttctagtaaaaataaataaaataaaaagttctagtaaaaaaataaaaaaaaattaaaacattgaaacCCTACAATGGAGAGGGTGGCCATGGATTAATAATGTAGATGTAATACCTTGAACAATTTGCTCATGCTTCATGCTTCTGTACATCTGtccattagaaaaaataaagctTTTAGACAACTATGTAGTGTGTATGAAGAAAACCCCAAACCTGGAAGTGATAATTTTAACAAGGGAAAGATTGTTCCTAACCTGAAGATGACTCTTAATGTGAGAAATGGAAAGACCTTTTACATCCATGATTTGTAAAATCATCTTGGGAGTAGCTCCTAAAAATCGATACTCATAattaaaatgacatttttaaaaaaaaaaattagatgggTAAAATTAATGAACCATTTCAAGAGGTGATGAATTTTCTTTCTTAGATAGAATTATCATAACAACGATAGTGTTGATGTTTGGAAATATAGAAAGCTTACTGTCTTCTCCTCCTAGTCTTTCGACCGCATGCACAAAGCACCTGTGAAGATCAGGTGTCCATCGAAGTCTAGGCAATTTGGATCGGACATAAGGCCTAACCATGGATGATTTTAAGCTTATATCTGACAAAAGACTATCAAGACGTCGTGGTCGTCGAAGAGTTCTCATATTGGAGGACTCAAAAGAGTCTCCTTGATTCCCAAGGGAGGAAGAAGGAGACTTCCTAGAAAAGTTTTCTCTTTCAACCCTTTTCATGGCCTTTTGGTTTATGGTGCATCAAAGGGAGATTAAATACTAGAAAGGTTGGTATATAATTTTTGGCATTTTGTGCAGCTTTTTTCACCTTCTTCTAAGTCAGTTTCAAAtataaaagaggaaaagtatttcaaatttgaaaatatataaaaagtaaaagaaaagttgaaaacatccaaaaaattattcttgCTGATATTACTTTTTTGGACATTCTTTGGCCTCTCAACAACATTCTTTGCCTTCCAAAGGGGAGAAAAATGTTGGTCATAATTTTGGGCACCtctatcttttaaaaaaataacacatttGCTCATATAAAATGCTCAATTGATTAAGAAATCGGACCGGATTAcaatattaatttcttatcTTCTAATAGaaacttttactttttttttcaatgattttgCTAATAGTTTATGAaatcatattcacattaatttttCACCTTatcatgattattatttttattatttatgaaatatgataCGTTACTGCATTAATTTCttatctttaaaaaaagaaaaagccgTTCTTTTCTTTGtcaactattttatattttgattattttttttcaaaattcatgaaacgATGCGTTACCGCattaatttttatcttcaaaTAGAAACTTTTCATTGCatgttcaattattttaaatctcaatatatatttatcatattattgTATATATATCATATGATAATGAAGGAGTATGATTCAGTAAAATACATAATTAGTATGTattacataaataataaaacttaaCAAGTTAGGTTTATTAAATATTACCACACAACAAGATAGACCCGAGTTAATAGAACACATCATCATGTCTTATTTAAAGAATAAGGTAATAATAAGTAAGTTTACTCAAATATTACTAGGTAAAATTTTTCCAACATGATGATAATTTAATATGTCAAAGTAGATATgggtaatatatttttaatattcccaataataattaataaaatatgaattaacttaaaattttcacaaaaattataagagatatttattatataactTAAATAACACTCAATTGAAGTGCATTTcacaataattttaagaattgtttttaatcattttaacaaaaaatttattttttaagtattaaaaaattagaaatattttttaaaattattgttaaatgtATTCTTAGTAAAAAGATTTATGGGAAATTGGGCTTTTAAAGAAAGGAattgatatttatctttatcttcATAAGTTGCATTTTAATCATTGATCACTCATTTGACCATTATGGTTCACTTTGATAAAACAAATCCaagaattttttgaaatgaTGTCATCGTATAACTTCTTCAACCCACTTacgaaaattttaaaacattcacaaaaaaaaatatattattttgaaaattgataaaGTTTCTTCTAATGCATATTATTCTTGATGCATGTCAACCTTcctcacaaaagaaaaaaaaaggcattaaAAACCTGaaattatggaaaataattaattatttgattaaaaggatacatccaaatttggaaatttttactctctattttttatttattcttaacaaaaaatttgttattttttttaataaaaataagattttcttttaagatttatatgtaaataattaaaattatgtaagatatttatgtaaaaaaaaatgaattgttttgTAAGTAAAAACATAACAGGTTTGCTtttaattggttaattaaaaaattattacaatttttttcggaaaaaaaaaaaggaaaagaaaaaaaaaagggcctaATCACACACCCGAAAGGGGGCCAAAAGGAACTAAAAAGATGACATAACGAATGCAAGTCCCAGAGGAAACATACCAAAAATTCCTCCAAATTCATACGTCCTCATTCCGAAGACCAAAGCTCCTCTTATTCCGCCTAGACTTTTTCCTCGAAAGAACACAATCGAGACTTCAAAACATGCCTACTCTCATTCCCATTCAGTCTTCCTCCTACGCCCACTCCCTCCCTGACATATGCCGACACGTACGCCAACTCGACATGCGCTCTCGACACGTCCACTGGTGGGTAATGGGTGCATGTTGAGTGGGCGTGAAGTATGGATGGTATTCGGATCGAGAAGAGCCAAAATGGCTGAAATCAGGTCTGGGTGTCGGGATGTGGGGGATGAGGCATctgcagagagagagagagagagagagtgtaaAAACTGCAGTGCAGAAGTGGTTTAGGGGTGGGGGATGGGGGGGAATATTATGTGGAGGGATAGCTAGAAGTGTGGACAGGTGTGGAGGATGGCGTAAGATGGAATAATGGGGACGAGAGGATGAAGGGAACTGTCTGAATATTGTGGATGCTCATCCGTTTCTTTTACCGGCCCTGCCTGTGTCCCATGGGGTATGGCCAAAATTGCTTTGCTTTTGCATTCATTGCTCAATTACTCTTCACCAGTTTCTATTAGTTTTATGATTGAAGGTTGAGATGGACTCTCTGGTTCATGGGAGTTGGCCGCCATGGTTGAAAATTCTTTAGCTACGTACAAATATCATTGAAAGCATCTTTTAGAATATAAGGTGTTGTTTGGACAATATTGGCATTTGGGTTGGGTTGTATAACTCATCCATATACTCTTGTATAAAGTTTCAAAAGaaactaatagaaaaaatcaCTTCGGTTGCCAAATGCACCAAGCTTTTGCATGGTATTAAAGTAGCAAGAggttggaaaaaaataataatccaaTTTATATCAACAATCAATAATAAGATGATTTGATTTTCCATATGGTGGGCAAGTTACTTTACTACCATATAAAGCTAATTGGTCGATGATGTAGTTGTATGTTGTTCATCTTTCTTTGTTATTTGACTGTTTAGGTGATTGTGGTCATAATCATTATGCTCAGTAGGTGTGAATGAATCCTCTTCCCTTGAGTTGaaatttcctttgttttttttaccatttttaccATGATCTCATTGTACAAAGAAATAAGCTTTGTGTATGCTTTTAAAATGTCCTCTCCTCCTTTTGGAAAAAATTGTAAGTGATTGGTCATGTGCTTAAAGACTTAGTATGAATAGACGAAAGGATACGACAGTTTAATAAAcatagcaaataaaaaaaaaattatattttatcttaaacCATGAGGTTACGTTTGATTGGTGGGATAGGATATGATATGTATATCTTAGGATATCATATTCATTAGGATATGATATGCATATTTTaggatataatttttaataggatatgatatctttggatatatatatcttatgaacatgatattttaaggtaGAATATTCAATTAGATATgttgtattatatttatatttaatttatgaaataaataacaaaataatatgaaatatatattattttcaatgtttaaaataaaaattatatcatattcaaatattttctatttaaaaaaatgaaatttcacttatatttaatatataaaaataatttatatatcatatattttttttatatataaatatttttttagtttttcttttttaattatgtatttaatttataacaaaaaaaattattttataaaatgagtatattaaaaaacaaaaaattagtataaataaataaatttttgatacATGGAATACGTATATCCTATATCTTACCATGGGATTAACATATTCTATGTGaaagtgatgaaaaaaaatggtggataATATATTTCATCACTTATTCTATCCAATATTTGATTGAACATAGGATAGGAAAAGTGATGGGATACATtatccactattttttttcattattttcatataagatGGGATATCATATCCCCTCTCTTATCATATCTCATGTTATATCTGACCAACCAAATATAGCTTGagtgaatttgaaaattttgttttgatctaaAGTTAGTTTTTCAATTTATACGATGAaattatcacatatttttttgAAGTTCTTCAAAAAATTCTTCAAGAGACTGTGACCCATTTTAAGAGCCATCCAcataatttttttggatttttttttctatttttactatAATAAGAAGCAATTGTTCTTCAAGAAAAGTACATTCCTCATGTCACTTTAATACTAAagataatttgatttttcacacatttgataagttattttactattgttattaaaactatttgaatgttattgatgatgtttttcttttggttgaATTGTTATTGCTTTGAAGATTATGATTACCATTATACTGCTCTGAGGATTATGATTACCATTATAGTGCCTAGCAAGTATGAATTCTCTTTCCCTCGAATTGACACTTCTTTTGCCCCCTCGATCATTTTTTCGACTATGACATTGATGTTCAAAGAAAACTTGAGCATGATCTAAAAATGTAGTGAATGTTTGTTCATGTCCATAAAGAATTAATATTAGTTTATTGATGGAATTATagggttatatatatatatccattaTCGAATAATTCCTTTTTTGTGAGTTTCAAATGGAATCAACATAATTTacaatttatgcattttcatggtttacaatattaattaaaataattttttttttatttttgaataaactATT of the Vitis vinifera cultivar Pinot Noir 40024 chromosome 10, ASM3070453v1 genome contains:
- the LOC104880474 gene encoding glycine-rich protein 5, whose protein sequence is MNTKCVAVLVLLGAVLICTIDARRLVRGKGDLVEQKIFFHKLPGCGGGIGGGGGVGFGGGVGKGGGAGFGGGGGFGGGGGGGLGGGGGLGGGSGFGGGAGGGLGKGGGGGFGGGVGGGLP
- the LOC104878635 gene encoding putative two-component response regulator ARR21, which produces MKRVERENFSRKSPSSSLGNQGDSFESSNMRTLRRPRRLDSLLSDISLKSSMVRPYVRSKLPRLRWTPDLHRCFVHAVERLGGEDRATPKMILQIMDVKGLSISHIKSHLQMYRSMKHEQIVQEAGEAAKINEEMLVNSGRNYLCPNHYRVENGWMNNNGFPYQSHGTGYMRGLALNNPTIPPQWEKKQETGVGTSVMGHDQSLPYRQEAGKGMQLKLSSYIMFNDLLKSSKASQESKAKGKAWADVLGCKGSNGDYRYGDSSKAAEKKADGNDKDENGISLELTLG
- the LOC132254456 gene encoding glycine-rich cell wall structural protein 1-like; the protein is MKQVENMGTCAKFVCRALLLLSVVIGLSDEVNGYGEEEDEGRFGGPNGWRFNDDYCRGWRGCGSFYGQGGRGVGAAGGGGGGGGGGGGGDGGGDGHGEGHGSGGGKSGGGGGFGGGGGGGGGGGDSGGSGHGEGFGAGIGVGGSVGGIAGGGGAGGGGGGGGGGGEGSGHGSGYGAGGGGGIKSGTSGGFGGGGGGGGGGSGGGGSNNTDGVGFGHGSGYGAGAAFGAGNEGGFTGNQGFAGGGGGGGEGSGGYGSSGGYGHGSGFGGGAGGSDTGGGGGGGSGGGGSSGGSGHGEGFGAGGGFDASSREGREAGNGGIGMGFGMGIGFGFGMGSGGGHGVEDSTGNTHP